The genomic window CCTTGTCCGGTCGAGCTTCGTCCCCTTGTACTACCAGCTGCAGGAGATCCTCAAGGAGCAGATCGAATCCGGCGTCTGGGGTCCCGGCGACGCGCTCCCGTCCGAGCCGACGCTCGCCACCCGCTACCAGGTCAGCCGCGTCGTCGTCCGGCAGGCACTGGCGATCCTCGAGGACGACCACCAGATCGTCCGGATCAGGGGTCGCGGCACGTTCGTCACCGAGCCGAAGATCGACATGCCCGCCGGCGGCCTGTCGCGGCTGCTGACCGAGGCGCGCGACCCGGAGCTGTGCATCCTCGTGCTCGACAAGAGCCACCCGGTGGTCGAGCAGAGCATCCGCACCCACCTCGACGCGCGCGACGACGACGACATCCTGCGGGTGACCACGCTGCTCTCCCTGCGCGACAAGCCGTTGGCCATCACCTACTCGTTCTTCCGGCGCGACGACGTCGACTGGCTCGACCGGCGTACGCAGGCGGGCCGGGCGCTCGCGTCCGACCTGACGCTCGCGGAGCACGATCTCGAGCTGTCGACCTCCCACGTCTCGATCGAGACGAGCCACTGCGGCCAGTTCGAGGCCGACCGCTTCGGCATCGCAGTGCGGTCCGGCGTCTTCCTCGTGCACTCGACGGAGTACGTCCCCACGCCGGGCGGCAGCCGACCGCTGGAGTTCGCCCGCGCCGAGTACCGCGGCGACATGGTGCAGTTCCGGCTGTGCAGCAACACCGAGGCGTGCTGGTTCAGCACCGGCCTGACCGTCCGCTGACCGGGCGGGAAGCCCCGTGGGGCCGTGCGCCGCAAGGCCCCGAGAAGCGCACGGCCCCACCTCCGACCGCGGAGACACCTCACGCGGCGGCGACCGAGAGGCCACCTGATGGCGGCTCCTCGGTTGCGGCAGCTTACGGCTCCGGCGTCATGCTCACAGAGGAAACATCGATACACACGCTGCGTGACCGGTGACCCTCAGTCGTCGGGCCCGGGGACCTCCGTGCCGCAGTCCGCGCACCGGGTCGGCGGCTCGTCGTCGGCGAGCCGGCCGCAGGCCGGACAGACCCGGTTGGCCCAGCAGGCGGCGTCGCCGCCCTCGTCACCGGGATCGGGCGTCATCACCACGCGACAGCCTCCTGACCTCACCCGGCTGCGGGAACCGGACCCGGTGTCGTCGCCGTCTGGCTCCGCATGAGCCTGCCGGTCGCCAACCGCACGCACGACCACGATAATGCCGTCGGCGCCGGGATCCGGCGCCACCGTCACGACGACGAGGTGGCCATGCGTACCGCGAATGACCCTGGGATCGCGCCGGGCGCGATCGTCTGGGGAGCGCTCGGCCTCATCCTGGGCATCATCTCCGTCGCCGTCCCGTGGTCGGGGACATGGAGCTCCGCCGGCGGCAGCCTCGAGGAAACGACCGTCGGTTTCGTGGACATGGGCGCCGGTGCGGTCCTGTTCGCCGGCGCCATGCTCCTCGCGGCCGCGTCGATCCCGGTGGTCCTCAAGTGCAACGGGACGGCGCGCACCATCGTCGCCCTCGGGGGCATGGGCGCCGCGGCGGTCGCCGCGGTGGGTCTCGGGCTCGCACAGCTGCGGCTCCGCGCGATGCACCTGGAGCTGACCAGGAGTTGGGCACAGCTCGCCGACGACGCCGGTGAGACCCACATCGCGGTGCAGATGGGCCCGGCGATCGCCGGCCTGTGCCTGGCCCTCCTGGTGGTCGCGATCACCCGCGCGGCGTGGCCGGCGCAGCCCGTGCGGTGCTACGGCCTGGCCTCGCTCGCCGCACTGATCATCAGCTTCATGTACCCGTGGGGATACCAGCGCGCGGCGTTCGGCACGGACGTCGTGATCCGCGACGTCTGGTTCATCAGCTTCGGCTTCCTCGGCTTTGCCATCGCGGCGGCGGGCGCGTACGCCGTCGTCGCGGTGATCCTCACCGTCTACTTCGAGCGGCGGGCCTGGTGGCCGGCCGTCGCCGCGGTCTCCGCGCCTCTGATCCTCCTCGTGGTCGCGGTGGGCTTCGTCGACAACGACCAGATCGCGACCACCTTCGAGGGCGCCAGCAAGGTCGACGGCCCGGTGGACAACACCTACATCGCCTGCCTCTACCTGCTGGTCGGCCTCGTGACCGCGATCTGCCTGCTCGTCACCGCCGTGCGCGCGGACCGGCGCCCGACCACCGTCACCGTCCCGGCAATCGACCCGCGATCCGGTCCGCCGCCGATGCCGATGCACCCTCCCTACGCCCCGCCGGCATCCCCGTACGTCCAGCCGGGACCGCCGCCCGGCCCTCAGGCGCCGCCTCCACCGGGCCCACGGCAGCCCTGGTAGCGACCCCGGGGATCCGCTGGAACCGAACGCGGCGGCGGTGCCGTCTGTGGGGGCATGAGTTCGCTGGTCGCCTCCCGCAGCACGGTTGTCACCCACAAGATCATCGGCATCGCCGCACTCGC from Streptosporangiales bacterium includes these protein-coding regions:
- a CDS encoding GntR family transcriptional regulator produces the protein MSGPWLHPAFVMAPAVSCHFGPVTCCRQLGPVVWWLCLREPESGVNTWNGQLTWRPRRDIAACPMETCPVVLTEPGGAGVRTTRQERPGPATENTLVRSSFVPLYYQLQEILKEQIESGVWGPGDALPSEPTLATRYQVSRVVVRQALAILEDDHQIVRIRGRGTFVTEPKIDMPAGGLSRLLTEARDPELCILVLDKSHPVVEQSIRTHLDARDDDDILRVTTLLSLRDKPLAITYSFFRRDDVDWLDRRTQAGRALASDLTLAEHDLELSTSHVSIETSHCGQFEADRFGIAVRSGVFLVHSTEYVPTPGGSRPLEFARAEYRGDMVQFRLCSNTEACWFSTGLTVR